A single window of Streptomyces xanthii DNA harbors:
- a CDS encoding MFS transporter gives MSRELRGPNEKLGAVLALAGISNAGLARRVNDLGAQRGLTLRYDKTSVARWVSKGMVPQGAAPHLIAAAIGQKLGRPVPLHEIGLADADPAPEVGLAFPRDVRAAVKSATELYRLDLAGRRAGGGGIWQSLAGSFAVSAYATPASRWLITPADSSVAREAHSAEEGAPQKVGHSDVRKLREAAEDARRWDSKYGGGDWRSSMVPECLRVEAAPLLLGSYSDDVGRSLFGASAELTRLAGWMAFDTGQQEAAQRYYIQALRLARAAADVPLGGYVLASMSLQATYRGFGDEGVDLAQAALERNKSLATARTMSFFRLVEARAHARAGDAQAAGASLRAAEGWLERARDGDNDPSWLGFYSYDRFAADAAECYRDLKAPRQVRRFTEQALSKPTEEFVRSHGLRLVVSAVAELESGNLDAACEQGTRALEVAGRISSARTTEYVRDLLHRLEPYGDEPRVVELRERARPLLMAPA, from the coding sequence GTGGCCCGTTGGGTGTCGAAGGGCATGGTGCCGCAGGGCGCCGCCCCGCACCTGATCGCCGCCGCGATCGGCCAGAAGCTGGGCCGGCCTGTGCCGTTGCACGAGATCGGCCTCGCGGACGCGGACCCCGCGCCCGAGGTCGGCCTCGCCTTCCCGCGGGACGTGCGGGCGGCGGTGAAGTCGGCGACGGAGCTGTACCGGCTCGACCTCGCCGGCCGCCGCGCGGGCGGTGGCGGGATCTGGCAGTCCCTCGCGGGCTCCTTCGCGGTCAGCGCGTACGCGACGCCCGCTTCGCGGTGGCTGATAACCCCGGCCGACTCGTCGGTCGCGCGGGAGGCGCACAGCGCCGAGGAGGGCGCACCGCAGAAGGTCGGCCACAGCGATGTGCGCAAGCTGCGCGAGGCGGCGGAGGACGCGCGGCGCTGGGACTCCAAGTACGGGGGCGGGGACTGGCGTTCGTCGATGGTGCCCGAGTGTCTGCGGGTGGAGGCGGCGCCGCTGCTGCTCGGCTCCTACTCGGACGACGTGGGCCGCTCCCTGTTCGGCGCGTCGGCCGAACTGACGCGTCTGGCCGGGTGGATGGCGTTCGACACCGGGCAGCAGGAGGCGGCGCAGCGGTACTACATCCAGGCGCTGCGGCTCGCGCGGGCGGCGGCGGACGTGCCGCTCGGCGGCTATGTGCTCGCCTCCATGTCACTGCAGGCGACGTACCGGGGGTTCGGGGACGAGGGCGTGGACCTGGCGCAGGCGGCCCTGGAGCGGAACAAGAGCCTGGCGACGGCCCGCACCATGAGCTTCTTCCGGCTCGTCGAGGCGCGCGCCCACGCGCGTGCCGGTGACGCGCAGGCGGCCGGCGCCTCGCTGCGGGCGGCGGAGGGCTGGCTGGAGCGGGCCCGCGACGGGGACAACGATCCGTCCTGGCTCGGCTTCTACTCCTACGACCGTTTCGCGGCGGACGCGGCGGAGTGCTACCGGGACCTGAAGGCGCCCCGGCAGGTGCGCCGGTTCACGGAGCAGGCGCTGTCGAAGCCCACGGAGGAGTTCGTGCGCTCGCACGGGCTGCGTCTGGTGGTGTCGGCGGTGGCCGAGCTGGAGTCGGGGAACCTGGACGCGGCGTGCGAGCAGGGCACGCGCGCGCTGGAGGTGGCGGGCCGCATCTCCTCGGCCCGCACGACCGAGTACGTCCGGGACCTGCTGCACCGCCTGGAGCCGTACGGCGACGAGCCGAGAGTGGTGGAATTACGAGAACGGGCGCGTCCCCTCCTCATGGCGCCGGCGTAG
- the lhgO gene encoding L-2-hydroxyglutarate oxidase — MGTAAFDGDVLVVGGGIVGLSTAYAVSRAAPGTRVVVLEKEPGPARHQTGRNSGVIHSGIYYRPGSLKARFAVRGAAEMVKFCAEYGIPHEVTGKLIVATERDELPRLHALVQRGRENGISVRELGPAQIQEYEPEVRGLAAIHVGTTGIADYRAVAERFAEVSGAEIRYGAEVVQIDRRPERGVAVRTRAGDVVRARVMVNCAGLRCDEVARLAGDDPGMRIVPFRGEYFELARPELVRGLVYPVPDPAFPFLGVHLTRGIDGGVHVGPNAVPALAREGYGWGTVRPRELAGTLGWPGSWHIARQHWRYGAGEIVRSVSKGAFTRAVRRLVPAVESRDLVAAPAGVRAQAVLRDGTLVDDFLISEGPRTVHVLNAPSPAATASLPIGREIARRVLASL, encoded by the coding sequence GTGGGGACGGCTGCGTTCGACGGGGATGTGTTGGTGGTCGGCGGGGGGATCGTCGGTCTGTCCACCGCGTATGCCGTCTCGCGGGCCGCGCCGGGCACGCGGGTCGTCGTCCTGGAGAAGGAGCCGGGCCCGGCCCGGCACCAGACGGGGCGTAACAGCGGGGTGATCCACAGCGGGATCTACTACCGGCCGGGCTCGCTGAAGGCGCGGTTCGCGGTGCGCGGGGCGGCCGAGATGGTCAAGTTCTGCGCGGAGTACGGGATCCCGCACGAGGTCACCGGGAAGCTGATCGTCGCCACGGAGCGGGACGAGCTGCCGCGCCTGCACGCCCTGGTCCAGCGCGGCAGGGAGAACGGGATCTCGGTGCGGGAGCTGGGCCCCGCCCAGATCCAGGAGTACGAGCCCGAGGTGCGGGGGCTCGCCGCGATCCATGTGGGGACGACGGGCATCGCGGACTACCGGGCGGTCGCGGAGCGGTTCGCGGAGGTGTCCGGGGCGGAGATCCGGTACGGGGCGGAGGTCGTGCAGATCGACCGGCGGCCCGAGCGGGGCGTCGCGGTGCGCACGCGCGCGGGGGACGTGGTGCGGGCGCGGGTGATGGTGAACTGCGCGGGGCTGCGGTGCGACGAGGTGGCACGGCTCGCCGGGGACGACCCGGGGATGCGGATCGTGCCGTTCCGGGGGGAGTACTTCGAGCTGGCCCGGCCCGAGCTGGTGCGCGGGCTCGTCTATCCGGTGCCGGATCCGGCGTTCCCGTTCCTCGGGGTGCATCTGACGCGCGGCATCGACGGCGGCGTCCACGTGGGGCCGAACGCGGTGCCGGCGCTGGCCCGCGAGGGGTACGGCTGGGGGACCGTGCGGCCCCGCGAGCTGGCCGGGACGCTCGGCTGGCCGGGGTCGTGGCACATAGCGCGGCAGCACTGGCGGTACGGGGCGGGGGAGATCGTGCGGTCCGTGTCGAAGGGGGCGTTCACCCGAGCCGTGCGCAGGCTGGTGCCGGCGGTGGAGTCGCGGGACCTGGTGGCGGCGCCGGCGGGGGTGCGGGCCCAGGCGGTGCTGCGTGACGGCACCCTGGTCGACGACTTCCTCATCAGCGAGGGCCCCCGCACGGTCCACGTCCTGAACGCCCCGTCCCCGGCGGCGACGGCGTCCCTCCCCATCGGGCGGGAGATCGCCCGCAGGGTGCTGGCGTCTCTCTAG
- the trmB gene encoding tRNA (guanosine(46)-N7)-methyltransferase TrmB yields MSEPSDDAARAAAAAARPNEPRFPDGPRPDPAGSHFERRIRSFQPRRSRVTTAQADALERLWPKWGLDIDGQRVLDLPGMFPGVERIVLEIGFGMGEATAQMAADDPTTGILAVDVHTPGQGNLLNLADRNGLSNVRVANGDAIILLRSMLPDDCLDGLRVYFPDPWPKKRHNKRRLIQPEFLSLVAGPLKPGALVHCATDWEDYAEQMLEVLTAHPDYVNTIADGGYAPRPEFRPLTRFEGKGLDKSHVVHDLLFTRR; encoded by the coding sequence CTGTCCGAGCCGTCCGACGACGCCGCTCGGGCCGCTGCCGCCGCCGCCCGGCCCAATGAGCCCCGGTTCCCGGACGGGCCGCGGCCCGATCCCGCGGGGTCGCACTTCGAGCGGCGGATCCGGAGTTTCCAGCCGCGCCGCAGCCGGGTCACCACCGCACAGGCGGACGCCCTGGAGCGGCTGTGGCCCAAGTGGGGGCTCGACATCGACGGGCAGCGGGTGCTGGACCTGCCGGGAATGTTCCCCGGGGTCGAGCGGATCGTGCTGGAGATCGGCTTCGGGATGGGCGAGGCCACCGCGCAGATGGCCGCCGACGACCCGACCACCGGGATCCTCGCCGTCGACGTGCACACGCCGGGCCAGGGGAACCTGCTCAATCTGGCGGACCGCAACGGGCTGAGCAACGTCCGGGTCGCCAACGGGGACGCGATCATCCTGCTGCGCTCGATGCTGCCGGACGACTGCCTCGACGGCCTGCGCGTCTACTTCCCCGACCCGTGGCCGAAGAAGCGGCACAACAAGCGCCGCCTGATCCAGCCCGAGTTCCTGTCCCTGGTCGCCGGCCCGCTGAAGCCGGGTGCGCTGGTGCACTGCGCGACGGACTGGGAGGACTACGCGGAGCAGATGCTCGAGGTCCTCACCGCGCACCCCGACTACGTGAACACGATCGCGGACGGCGGCTACGCCCCGCGCCCCGAGTTCCGCCCCCTGACCCGGTTCGAGGGCAAGGGCCTGGACAAGAGCCACGTGGTGCACGACCTGCTGTTCACGCGCCGCTGA
- a CDS encoding PrsW family intramembrane metalloprotease, with protein sequence MAPYPTYPPHQDHALGTPPSGAVPHPRWWERKGVRAAALAALLALSGAVILALVREQTGTEGFLVGLGLAVLPVPLLISAFRWLDRVRPGPWRNTVFAFAWGACAAALIAIVANSFATRWIATATADPTSADTLGATVIAPVVEESAKAAAVLLVFLFRRRDFAGVVDGIVIAGVTATGFAFTENILYLGNAFGTDQISGTGPGLSSVTAATFFVRVVMSPFAHPLFTVLTGIGFGIAAVTAPDRGQVRRVLLPLAGLLTAMGMHAFWNGSSNFGEYGFFAVYATFMVPVFGLLTWLAVFLRQRELRAVREELPAYVAAGWLAPPEPFALGSLKARRLAREYAAHFGGKEALTAVTEYEEYATSLALLRRRGARGRAGADFVVRERELLDALWRRQGYARAALAYAARAVVPVWPVYAGPPVQGPPYYNPYRY encoded by the coding sequence GTGGCCCCGTACCCCACCTATCCACCGCATCAGGACCACGCCCTCGGCACCCCGCCGAGCGGCGCGGTCCCGCATCCGCGCTGGTGGGAGCGGAAGGGCGTGCGGGCCGCGGCGCTCGCCGCGCTGCTCGCGCTGTCCGGCGCGGTGATCCTGGCGCTGGTGCGGGAGCAGACCGGCACGGAGGGCTTCCTCGTCGGCCTCGGCCTGGCCGTGCTGCCGGTGCCGCTGCTGATATCCGCCTTCCGCTGGCTGGACCGGGTCCGGCCGGGCCCCTGGCGGAACACGGTGTTCGCGTTCGCGTGGGGCGCCTGCGCGGCGGCCCTCATCGCGATCGTGGCGAACAGCTTCGCGACCCGCTGGATAGCGACCGCGACCGCGGATCCGACCAGCGCCGACACCCTCGGCGCGACCGTCATAGCGCCCGTCGTCGAGGAGTCGGCGAAGGCGGCGGCGGTGCTGCTCGTCTTCCTGTTCCGCAGACGCGACTTCGCCGGGGTCGTCGACGGCATCGTCATCGCCGGGGTCACCGCGACCGGCTTCGCGTTCACCGAGAACATCCTCTATCTGGGCAACGCGTTCGGCACCGACCAGATCAGCGGCACGGGCCCCGGGCTCAGTTCGGTGACCGCCGCGACGTTCTTCGTCCGTGTCGTCATGTCGCCGTTCGCACATCCGCTGTTCACGGTGCTGACCGGCATCGGCTTCGGCATCGCCGCCGTCACCGCCCCCGACCGCGGCCAGGTGCGCCGCGTGCTGCTGCCGCTCGCCGGACTGCTCACCGCGATGGGCATGCACGCCTTCTGGAACGGCTCGTCGAACTTCGGCGAGTACGGCTTCTTCGCCGTCTACGCCACGTTCATGGTGCCGGTGTTCGGGCTGCTCACCTGGCTCGCCGTGTTCCTGCGCCAGCGCGAGCTGCGCGCCGTCCGCGAGGAGCTGCCCGCCTATGTGGCCGCCGGCTGGCTCGCCCCGCCCGAACCCTTCGCGCTCGGCTCCCTCAAGGCCCGCCGCCTGGCCCGCGAGTACGCGGCGCACTTCGGCGGCAAGGAGGCCCTGACGGCGGTCACCGAGTACGAGGAGTACGCGACCTCGCTCGCCCTGCTGCGCCGGCGCGGCGCCCGCGGCCGGGCCGGCGCCGACTTCGTCGTACGGGAGCGGGAGCTGCTCGACGCGCTGTGGCGGCGGCAGGGCTACGCGCGGGCCGCCCTCGCGTACGCGGCCCGCGCCGTCGTGCCGGTGTGGCCGGTGTACGCGGGGCCGCCGGTGCAGGGCCCCCCGTACTACAACCCGTACCGGTACTAG
- a CDS encoding aldo/keto reductase, which translates to MTSLRSLGSSDLEVFPLALGGNVFGWTADEAASFAVLDAYTAAGGNFIDTADSYSAWVEGNEGGESETVIGRWLAARGRRDDVVIATKVSQHPRYQGLSADNIKAAADASLQRLGTDHIDLYYTHFDQPDVPVEEIIGALDELVRAGKVRYIAASNITPARLQESLDLSDREGLARYVALQPHYNLVSRDTYEGALEQVASRAGLGAVPYYALASGFLTGKYRTGVTVDSARAQGAARHLETARGQAVLTALDEIAKERDAQVATVALAWLAAQPTVTAPIASARTVEQLPALLAVADLELTESELQRLGRASA; encoded by the coding sequence ATGACTTCTCTGCGCTCTCTCGGCTCCTCGGACCTCGAGGTCTTCCCCCTCGCCCTCGGTGGCAACGTCTTCGGCTGGACGGCGGACGAGGCCGCCTCCTTCGCGGTCCTCGACGCCTACACCGCCGCCGGCGGCAACTTCATCGACACCGCCGACTCCTACTCGGCGTGGGTGGAGGGCAACGAGGGCGGTGAGTCCGAGACCGTGATCGGCCGCTGGCTGGCCGCGCGGGGCCGGCGCGACGACGTCGTCATCGCCACGAAGGTGAGCCAGCACCCGCGGTACCAGGGCCTGTCGGCGGACAACATCAAGGCCGCCGCCGACGCCTCGCTGCAGCGTCTGGGCACCGATCACATCGACCTGTACTACACGCACTTCGACCAGCCCGACGTGCCCGTCGAGGAGATCATCGGCGCGCTCGACGAGCTGGTGCGGGCGGGCAAGGTCCGCTACATCGCGGCGTCCAACATCACCCCGGCCCGCCTCCAGGAGTCCCTGGACCTCTCCGACCGCGAGGGCCTCGCCCGCTACGTCGCCCTCCAGCCGCACTACAACCTGGTCTCGCGCGACACGTACGAGGGCGCACTGGAACAGGTCGCCTCCCGCGCGGGCCTCGGCGCCGTCCCGTACTACGCGCTCGCCTCCGGCTTCCTCACCGGCAAGTACCGCACCGGCGTCACCGTCGACAGCGCGCGGGCGCAGGGCGCGGCCCGGCACCTGGAGACCGCGCGCGGGCAGGCCGTCCTCACGGCCCTCGACGAGATCGCCAAGGAGCGCGACGCGCAGGTCGCCACCGTCGCCCTGGCCTGGCTCGCCGCGCAGCCCACCGTGACCGCGCCGATCGCCTCGGCGCGCACCGTGGAGCAGCTCCCGGCGCTGCTCGCCGTCGCGGACCTCGAACTCACCGAGTCAGAGCTCCAGCGCCTCGGCCGCGCCTCCGCCTGA
- a CDS encoding M23 family metallopeptidase translates to MASNRPAPEFSYGSAEASDDFGVERENWEEWNPTEESVRPVRGRHRVARQRGGLARSSTVLGVGVIAAVGAGGIATAQGGKPAVSLSMPDLSAVKDSLPEAKSLPGVGALISGSDDSADAASDGSPAAQAAPLTTVTDGAQGQSDAGEALRARIMAQAETQQSAAEEAERQAAEEAAAQKAAEEAAEQQKAAEAKAAAEKKAAEEEAKRKAEAERLAKLAKSYKLPVASYTLTGTFGQPGSMWSSGYHTGLDFAASTGTPIYAIHSGTVTEAGWAGAYGYRTVLTLDDGTELWFCHQSSMNVSVGQKVSTGDVIGRVGATGNVTGAHLHLEVHPDGQATGVDPAAWLRDKGLGL, encoded by the coding sequence GTGGCGTCGAACCGGCCTGCCCCCGAGTTCTCCTACGGCTCCGCCGAAGCGTCTGACGACTTCGGCGTCGAGCGAGAGAACTGGGAGGAGTGGAACCCCACCGAGGAGTCCGTCCGACCGGTCCGCGGCCGGCACCGCGTGGCCCGCCAGCGCGGCGGACTCGCGCGCAGCTCCACGGTTCTCGGCGTCGGCGTGATCGCCGCCGTCGGCGCCGGCGGCATCGCCACCGCGCAGGGCGGCAAGCCCGCGGTCTCGCTCTCCATGCCCGACCTTTCCGCGGTCAAGGACTCGCTGCCCGAGGCCAAGTCCCTGCCGGGCGTGGGCGCGCTCATATCCGGCTCGGACGACTCCGCCGACGCCGCGTCCGACGGCTCGCCGGCCGCCCAGGCCGCCCCGCTCACCACGGTGACCGACGGCGCGCAGGGACAGTCCGACGCGGGCGAGGCCCTGCGGGCCCGCATCATGGCCCAGGCCGAGACGCAGCAGTCCGCCGCCGAGGAGGCCGAGCGCCAGGCCGCCGAGGAGGCCGCCGCGCAGAAGGCCGCCGAAGAGGCCGCCGAGCAGCAGAAGGCCGCCGAGGCCAAGGCCGCCGCCGAGAAGAAGGCGGCCGAGGAGGAGGCCAAGCGCAAGGCCGAGGCCGAGCGCCTCGCCAAGCTGGCCAAGAGCTACAAGCTCCCCGTCGCCTCGTACACGCTCACCGGCACCTTCGGGCAGCCGGGCTCCATGTGGTCCTCCGGCTACCACACGGGCCTCGACTTCGCGGCCTCCACCGGTACGCCGATCTACGCGATCCACTCCGGGACCGTCACCGAGGCGGGCTGGGCCGGTGCCTACGGCTACCGCACCGTCCTCACCCTCGACGACGGCACCGAGCTGTGGTTCTGCCACCAGTCCTCGATGAACGTCAGCGTCGGCCAGAAGGTCAGCACCGGCGACGTCATCGGCCGCGTCGGCGCGACCGGCAACGTGACGGGCGCCCACCTCCACCTCGAGGTCCACCCCGACGGCCAGGCCACGGGCGTCGACCCGGCCGCCTGGCTGCGCGACAAGGGCCTCGGTCTCTGA
- a CDS encoding PP2C family protein-serine/threonine phosphatase, which yields MGQRRGRHAHAPGNRGLRTVLRLLPALLVIGGAAYEYSTPAGFAGSPLFSAAPLVAAPFFSMRATILAGVASIAAIVAVHLRFTNDFGSDIVTEMVTVATVCLLACFINRIVRHSSEQLASARHIAEAAQRAVLPAPPGRTGGLDVAVRYEAAQAGAFIGGDLYAVQETPHGVRVVVGDVRGKGMGAVSAVAVVIGAFREAAEQEGSLENVARRLERALAREGTRRSGVDDFEGFTTAVLAEFPYGAGLVRVLNRGHPEPLLLHGDGTLRMLGPGEAALPLGLSALGSWPDRATEEAFPAGATLLLYTDGLSEARDAHGVFYDPADRLSGRRFSGPEELLAEVAEEVREHTGGGARDDMALLAVRRP from the coding sequence GTGGGGCAGCGACGGGGTCGGCACGCACACGCACCGGGCAACCGTGGTCTGCGCACCGTCCTGCGACTGCTGCCCGCGCTCCTCGTCATCGGCGGCGCCGCCTACGAGTACAGCACCCCGGCGGGCTTCGCCGGTTCTCCTCTGTTCAGTGCCGCACCCCTGGTGGCGGCCCCCTTCTTCTCGATGCGCGCCACGATCCTCGCCGGTGTCGCCTCGATCGCGGCGATCGTCGCTGTCCACTTGCGCTTCACGAACGACTTCGGCTCCGACATCGTGACCGAGATGGTCACGGTGGCCACCGTCTGCCTGCTCGCCTGCTTCATCAACCGGATCGTGCGGCACAGCAGCGAACAGCTCGCCTCCGCCCGGCACATCGCGGAGGCGGCCCAGCGCGCGGTCCTGCCGGCCCCGCCCGGCCGGACCGGCGGCCTGGACGTCGCCGTGCGCTACGAGGCCGCGCAGGCTGGCGCGTTCATCGGCGGCGACCTCTACGCGGTGCAGGAAACCCCGCACGGCGTGCGCGTCGTCGTCGGCGACGTGCGGGGCAAGGGCATGGGCGCGGTGTCGGCGGTGGCCGTCGTCATCGGCGCGTTCCGCGAGGCCGCCGAGCAGGAGGGCAGCCTGGAGAACGTGGCCCGGCGCCTGGAGCGGGCGCTGGCCCGCGAGGGCACCCGGCGCAGCGGCGTCGACGACTTCGAGGGCTTCACGACGGCGGTGCTCGCCGAGTTCCCGTACGGGGCCGGCCTGGTGCGGGTGCTCAACCGCGGGCACCCGGAGCCGCTCCTGCTGCACGGCGACGGCACGCTGCGGATGCTCGGTCCGGGCGAGGCCGCGCTGCCGCTCGGTCTGAGCGCGCTGGGCAGCTGGCCGGACCGCGCCACCGAGGAGGCGTTCCCCGCCGGCGCCACGCTGCTGCTCTACACCGACGGCCTGTCCGAGGCGCGCGACGCGCACGGCGTCTTCTACGACCCGGCAGACCGGCTGTCGGGGCGGAGGTTCAGCGGACCCGAGGAGCTGCTCGCTGAGGTCGCCGAGGAGGTCCGGGAGCACACCGGCGGGGGCGCGCGGGACGACATGGCGCTGCTCGCCGTACGACGTCCTTGA
- a CDS encoding alginate lyase family protein codes for MAAGTRARAVLLGLLIPALMAGATACGGAAATRAQIAARPEKRPAGQTFAHPGVLVGKAQLTAARQHVEHRQEPWASAYRQMSRSKYASPAYKAKPYAVVECPPDTRPGQGCVEEREDAIAAYTQALLWNMTGRRAHAEKAVQIMNAWSDKVKKHTEGNAGLQTAWAATSWAKAAELMQYTYDGWPDGQELKFQRMLRDVYLPVVRGGSADFNGNWDLVMADATMSMAVYLNDKPSFDKAVHHFRTRVPAYFYLSSDGKLPVKPEGSDIDTPEKIHTYWFGQTTFKDGLSQETCRNFKHASYSLAATSHMAETAWHQGLDLYGEVKDRLAAALEFHSKYQLGATAPAWLCGGKVQRDMGPDTEVGLAHLRGRLKMDLPQTTRLTREERPEGTDDLFVAWETLTHARAA; via the coding sequence ATGGCAGCGGGCACGCGGGCACGAGCTGTTCTGCTGGGACTGTTGATCCCCGCCCTGATGGCCGGCGCGACGGCATGCGGCGGCGCGGCCGCAACCCGTGCGCAGATCGCCGCCCGGCCGGAGAAGCGTCCCGCCGGCCAGACCTTCGCCCACCCCGGCGTCCTGGTCGGCAAGGCCCAGCTCACGGCGGCGCGGCAGCACGTCGAGCACCGGCAGGAGCCGTGGGCGTCCGCGTACCGGCAGATGAGCCGCAGCAAGTACGCGAGCCCCGCCTACAAGGCGAAGCCGTACGCGGTCGTGGAGTGCCCGCCGGACACGCGCCCCGGGCAGGGCTGCGTGGAGGAGCGCGAGGACGCCATCGCCGCGTACACCCAGGCCCTGCTCTGGAACATGACCGGCCGCAGAGCGCACGCCGAGAAGGCCGTGCAGATCATGAACGCCTGGTCGGACAAGGTGAAGAAGCACACCGAGGGCAACGCCGGACTCCAGACCGCCTGGGCCGCGACCTCCTGGGCCAAGGCCGCCGAGCTGATGCAGTACACGTACGACGGCTGGCCGGACGGGCAGGAGCTCAAGTTCCAGCGGATGCTGCGGGACGTCTACCTGCCGGTCGTGCGGGGCGGATCCGCCGACTTCAACGGGAACTGGGACCTCGTCATGGCCGACGCCACGATGAGCATGGCCGTGTATCTGAACGACAAGCCGTCCTTCGACAAGGCGGTGCACCACTTCCGCACCCGCGTCCCCGCCTACTTCTACCTGTCCTCCGACGGGAAGCTGCCGGTCAAGCCCGAGGGCAGCGACATCGACACCCCGGAGAAGATCCACACGTACTGGTTCGGGCAGACCACGTTCAAGGACGGGCTCTCGCAGGAGACCTGCCGCAACTTCAAGCACGCCAGCTACTCGCTGGCCGCCACCTCGCACATGGCCGAGACCGCCTGGCACCAGGGCCTCGACCTGTACGGGGAGGTGAAGGACCGGCTCGCGGCCGCGCTCGAGTTCCACTCCAAGTACCAGCTGGGCGCCACCGCCCCGGCCTGGCTGTGCGGCGGCAAGGTGCAGCGGGACATGGGCCCGGACACCGAGGTGGGCCTCGCGCACCTGCGGGGGCGGCTGAAGATGGACCTGCCGCAGACCACCCGGCTCACCCGGGAGGAACGGCCCGAGGGAACGGACGACCTGTTCGTGGCCTGGGAGACCCTCACCCACGCGCGGGCCGCCTGA
- a CDS encoding helix-turn-helix transcriptional regulator yields the protein MDRDYAEPLDVAALAQDALMSAGHFSRSFRAAFGETPYSYLMTRRIERAKALLRRGDLSVTEVCFAVGCTSLGTFSTRFTELVGESPSAYRAREHGADAALPACMSKIHTRPLRNP from the coding sequence ATGGACCGCGACTACGCCGAGCCGCTCGACGTGGCGGCCCTGGCCCAGGACGCCCTGATGTCCGCGGGCCACTTCTCCCGCAGCTTCCGCGCCGCGTTCGGCGAGACGCCGTACAGCTATCTGATGACGCGGCGGATCGAGCGGGCGAAGGCGCTGCTGCGGCGCGGCGACCTGTCGGTGACCGAGGTGTGCTTCGCGGTCGGGTGCACGTCGCTGGGCACGTTCAGCACGCGGTTCACCGAGCTCGTCGGGGAGAGCCCGAGCGCGTACCGGGCGCGGGAGCACGGGGCGGACGCGGCGCTTCCGGCCTGCATGTCCAAGATCCACACCCGCCCGCTCAGGAATCCGTGA
- a CDS encoding TetR/AcrR family transcriptional regulator, translating to MSGSAAAPGTQRPGGRTARVREAVLQAAGDTLAADGFDALDLGEIARTAGVGKTTVYRRWGSPGALAADLLADMAEQSLPRADTGTLEGDLRANARLVVATLTDPRQGRLFKALIAASLCNEQAAEALHRFYAVRIREWAGCVTDAVARGEVPAGTDPDAVVAAVSAPLYYALLNTGRPLTDAEAARAARAVAEAARAGVWAPSGTAEVTDS from the coding sequence ATGTCCGGCAGCGCCGCAGCCCCCGGTACCCAGCGCCCCGGTGGCCGCACCGCCCGGGTCCGCGAGGCCGTGCTCCAGGCCGCGGGCGACACCCTCGCCGCCGACGGCTTCGACGCCCTGGACCTCGGCGAGATCGCCCGCACCGCCGGCGTCGGCAAGACCACCGTCTACCGGCGCTGGGGCAGCCCCGGCGCGCTCGCCGCCGACCTGCTCGCGGACATGGCGGAACAGTCACTGCCCCGCGCGGACACCGGCACGCTCGAGGGCGACCTCCGGGCCAACGCCCGCCTGGTCGTGGCGACCCTCACCGATCCCCGCCAGGGCCGCCTGTTCAAGGCCCTGATCGCGGCGTCCCTGTGCAACGAGCAGGCCGCCGAGGCCCTGCACCGCTTCTACGCCGTGCGGATCCGGGAGTGGGCGGGCTGCGTCACGGACGCTGTTGCCCGCGGGGAGGTCCCGGCCGGGACGGACCCGGACGCGGTCGTCGCCGCCGTCTCGGCCCCGCTCTACTACGCCCTGCTCAACACCGGCCGCCCGCTGACCGACGCGGAGGCCGCCCGTGCCGCCCGCGCCGTCGCCGAGGCGGCCCGCGCCGGAGTCTGGGCCCCGTCCGGCACCGCGGAGGTCACGGATTCCTGA